One window of the Candidatus Rokuibacteriota bacterium genome contains the following:
- a CDS encoding GYD domain-containing protein, which translates to MATYIMLSTLSEAGRKVLRERPGWIRKVNREVERMGVKVRAQYAVLGPYDFVTVLEAADNETISRVSIELGARGSVQMMTLAAIPLETFINGLERRRGGRPRGTRKPR; encoded by the coding sequence GTGGCGACGTACATCATGCTGAGCACCCTGAGCGAGGCTGGGCGGAAGGTCCTCCGCGAGCGGCCGGGCTGGATTCGGAAGGTCAACCGCGAGGTGGAGCGCATGGGGGTCAAGGTGCGGGCCCAGTACGCGGTGCTAGGGCCGTACGACTTCGTGACGGTCCTCGAGGCGGCCGACAACGAGACCATCTCGCGCGTCTCTATCGAGCTCGGGGCCCGCGGCTCGGTCCAGATGATGACGCTGGCCGCCATCCCGCTCGAGACCTTCATCAACGGCCTCGAGCGCCGGCGCGGCGGCCGCCCGCGTGGTACCCGAAAGCCGCGCTGA
- a CDS encoding LLM class flavin-dependent oxidoreductase, giving the protein MKFGIFFLLEQPPWKTQEAVYRDALTQAAYAEELGFDAVWLAEHHFSEYGICPSMAVLAGAIAQRTRRVAIGTAVCILPFNHPLRIAEEWAMVDLLSDGRLDFGVGRGYQPAEYAGFAIAMNESRERFDEALEIIRQAWTQERVTFNGTYYQVSDVAVLPKPVQKPHPKIRIACVSPDTFERVARQGERFLSAPSITPVHLMKSAYETYRRIWLESGHSTAELEIPALYFCHVGQDAASTRRDSEKAITWYFQTLARVIAESKDPTRVPEAYKFYARAKGNLEAVTYDFLYQEVVLFGDPERVTDRLQQVSDELGLTYVIAWMNFGGLPDGAVRGSMRRFAEKVMPRFR; this is encoded by the coding sequence ATGAAATTCGGAATCTTCTTCCTGCTCGAGCAGCCGCCCTGGAAGACGCAGGAGGCCGTGTACCGGGACGCGCTCACCCAAGCCGCCTACGCGGAGGAGCTCGGCTTCGACGCGGTGTGGCTGGCCGAGCACCACTTTTCGGAGTACGGGATTTGCCCGTCGATGGCGGTCCTGGCCGGGGCCATTGCCCAGCGCACGCGCCGGGTGGCCATCGGCACCGCGGTCTGCATCCTCCCCTTCAACCACCCGCTCAGGATCGCCGAGGAGTGGGCCATGGTGGACCTCCTGTCCGACGGCCGTCTGGACTTCGGCGTCGGCCGGGGCTACCAGCCGGCGGAGTACGCGGGCTTCGCCATCGCGATGAACGAGAGCCGCGAGCGCTTCGACGAGGCCCTGGAGATCATCAGGCAGGCCTGGACGCAGGAGCGCGTGACCTTCAACGGGACATACTACCAGGTGAGCGATGTGGCGGTGCTCCCCAAGCCGGTCCAGAAGCCCCACCCGAAGATCCGGATCGCCTGTGTGAGCCCGGACACCTTCGAGCGCGTGGCGCGGCAGGGCGAGCGCTTCCTCTCGGCTCCGTCGATCACGCCGGTCCACCTGATGAAGTCGGCCTATGAAACCTACAGGCGGATCTGGCTCGAGTCGGGTCACTCGACCGCGGAGCTCGAGATCCCCGCGCTCTACTTCTGCCACGTGGGGCAGGACGCGGCCTCGACCCGCCGGGACTCCGAGAAGGCCATCACCTGGTACTTCCAGACCCTGGCCCGTGTGATCGCGGAGTCGAAGGATCCGACCAGGGTGCCCGAGGCGTACAAGTTCTACGCGCGGGCGAAGGGGAACCTGGAGGCGGTCACCTACGATTTCCTCTACCAAGAGGTGGTGCTCTTCGGTGATCCCGAGCGTGTCACCGACAGGCTCCAGCAGGTCAGCGACGAGCTGGGGCTCACGTACGTGATCGCGTGGATGAACTTCGGCGGGCTCCCCGATGGGGCCGTGCGCGGCTCGATGCGGCGCTTCGCCGAGAAGGTGATGCCGCGCTTCAGGTGA
- a CDS encoding amidohydrolase: MSHVKAIDVHAHISTAPWHRSTRKFIEAMRTYYKTEQPVKTEDEMAQDFIRAGVKGCIIAWDAEAGTGEPRTPNDYIADLVRKYPEAYAGGWAMVDPWKGQMALQEIERAVKELKLLGVKFQQGAQAFFPDDHRFYPIWDLCQSLGAPVQFHTGTTGLGAGLPGGLGVKLKYMKPIPHIDDVAADFPRLTIIACHVSWPWQEEMLAVLLHKANVVMETSGWAPKYFPESLKREINGRLQDKVMFGSDYPVLSHERLFREFETEGYKPEVLEKIYLKNPQRILGLKV; this comes from the coding sequence GTGAGCCACGTCAAGGCCATCGACGTGCACGCCCACATCTCGACGGCGCCCTGGCACCGCTCGACGCGGAAGTTCATCGAGGCCATGCGCACCTACTACAAGACCGAGCAGCCGGTGAAGACCGAGGATGAGATGGCCCAGGACTTCATCCGGGCGGGCGTCAAGGGGTGCATCATCGCCTGGGACGCCGAGGCCGGCACCGGCGAGCCGCGGACGCCCAACGACTACATCGCGGACCTGGTGCGCAAGTACCCCGAAGCCTACGCCGGCGGCTGGGCCATGGTGGATCCCTGGAAGGGGCAGATGGCGCTCCAGGAGATCGAGCGCGCCGTCAAGGAGCTCAAGCTCCTCGGCGTCAAGTTCCAGCAGGGGGCCCAGGCCTTCTTCCCCGACGACCATCGCTTCTACCCGATCTGGGACCTCTGCCAGTCCCTCGGCGCCCCCGTCCAGTTCCACACCGGCACGACCGGGCTCGGCGCGGGGCTTCCCGGCGGCCTGGGCGTCAAGCTCAAGTACATGAAGCCGATCCCCCACATCGACGATGTGGCCGCCGACTTCCCCCGCCTCACGATCATCGCCTGCCACGTCTCCTGGCCCTGGCAGGAGGAGATGCTCGCGGTCCTCCTCCACAAGGCCAACGTCGTCATGGAGACCTCCGGCTGGGCCCCCAAGTACTTCCCGGAGAGCCTCAAGCGCGAGATCAATGGCCGCCTCCAGGACAAGGTGATGTTCGGCTCGGACTACCCCGTGCTCAGCCACGAGCGGCTCTTCCGAGAGTTCGAGACGGAGGGCTACAAGCCCGAGGTGCTGGAGAAGATCTACCTCAAGAACCCCCAGCGGATCCTGGGGCTCAAGGTGTAG
- a CDS encoding alcohol dehydrogenase catalytic domain-containing protein: MKAMVLKQFGKPLAWEEAPEPKPGPREALVEAKANGLCGTDLKIVDGLVGTVKLPRLMGHESAGIVREVGDEVESIRPGDRVVMVCKQTCGRCRMCRAGHEEMCLGSPGRLGFELDGGFGQLVAVPERNLVKVGPGVSLEAAALIGGTLASPLHGIRMARVELGETAVVFGVGGLGLHALQLLRHLGASVIAVDVKAEKLEKARELGAFAAINAAAADPVKAVLDLTSGLGADLALEIVGGAAVPPVLQQCLGLLRPGGRLVVLGYHYGQTVALDPARLVYKWTQIIASHNHSVRDVADAASLVNDGRVRAIISGTAPMREANAALAALRAGDPVGRLVLTW, from the coding sequence ATGAAAGCGATGGTGTTGAAGCAGTTCGGCAAGCCGCTCGCCTGGGAGGAGGCTCCCGAGCCGAAGCCAGGCCCGCGCGAGGCCCTGGTGGAGGCGAAAGCGAACGGGCTCTGCGGCACCGATCTCAAGATCGTCGATGGCCTGGTCGGCACGGTGAAGCTGCCGCGCCTGATGGGGCACGAGAGTGCCGGGATCGTGCGCGAGGTCGGCGACGAGGTGGAGTCGATCCGGCCGGGCGATCGCGTCGTCATGGTCTGCAAGCAGACGTGCGGGCGTTGCCGGATGTGCCGCGCGGGCCACGAGGAGATGTGCCTCGGCTCGCCGGGGCGCCTCGGGTTCGAGCTGGACGGCGGCTTCGGCCAGCTCGTGGCCGTCCCCGAGCGCAACCTCGTCAAGGTCGGCCCCGGCGTCTCGCTCGAGGCAGCGGCGCTCATCGGCGGCACACTGGCCTCGCCGCTCCATGGGATCCGCATGGCCAGGGTCGAGCTGGGCGAGACGGCCGTGGTCTTCGGCGTCGGCGGGCTCGGGCTGCACGCGCTCCAGCTCCTCCGCCACCTGGGAGCGAGCGTGATCGCGGTCGACGTGAAGGCAGAGAAGCTCGAGAAGGCGCGCGAGCTCGGCGCGTTCGCGGCGATCAACGCCGCCGCGGCCGATCCCGTGAAGGCCGTCCTCGACCTCACGAGCGGCCTGGGCGCCGACCTCGCGCTCGAGATCGTTGGCGGCGCCGCCGTGCCGCCGGTGCTCCAGCAGTGTCTCGGTCTGCTGCGGCCCGGCGGCCGGCTCGTCGTCCTCGGCTACCACTACGGTCAGACGGTCGCGCTCGACCCCGCCCGGCTCGTCTACAAGTGGACCCAGATCATCGCCTCTCACAACCATTCCGTGCGGGACGTCGCCGACGCGGCGAGCCTGGTGAACGACGGCCGCGTGCGAGCCATCATCAGCGGCACGGCCCCCATGCGGGAGGCGAACGCCGCGCTTGCCGCCCTGCGCGCCGGCGATCCCGTCGGCCGGCTCGTCCTCACGTGGTGA
- a CDS encoding Fic family protein produces MMSFRGGRLARLSLPAGTVWLLTDIAEAKGRQDLYAKQAPQVLRALRETAIVQSVESSNRIEGVTVPADRLRPLVVGRARPRDRSEEEIQGYRRALELIHTQARNLPVTPDALRRLHRIAQHGAADAGQWKRIENEIVEYRQGAPPIVRFRPVSAAETPAALEELCLSYRHAMTQESAPPLVALATLVLDFLCIHPFRDGNGRVARLLTLLALYHHGYEVGRYISLERVVEESKDEYYEALFRSSQGWHEGQHDVLPWLNYFLAVVRRAYRELEERVGQMKTPRGAKTALVEAAIEGFPGEFTLGDLERACPGVSRDMIRRVLRDLQKAGHVMCVGRGPGAPWRKKGNTLKRG; encoded by the coding sequence ATGATGTCATTTCGCGGTGGCCGCCTGGCCAGGCTGAGCCTGCCCGCTGGTACGGTATGGCTCCTCACCGACATCGCTGAGGCCAAGGGCAGGCAGGACCTGTACGCGAAGCAGGCGCCGCAGGTGCTCAGAGCTCTGCGCGAGACGGCCATCGTCCAGAGCGTCGAATCCTCGAACCGGATCGAGGGAGTCACTGTGCCCGCGGACCGCCTTCGTCCCCTGGTTGTTGGCCGGGCCAGGCCCCGGGACCGCTCGGAGGAGGAGATTCAGGGCTACCGGCGGGCGCTCGAACTGATCCACACGCAAGCGCGAAATCTTCCTGTCACGCCTGATGCCCTGAGACGGCTGCACCGGATCGCCCAGCACGGAGCAGCGGATGCCGGGCAGTGGAAGCGGATCGAGAACGAGATCGTCGAGTACCGGCAGGGGGCGCCGCCGATCGTGCGCTTTCGCCCTGTCTCCGCGGCCGAAACCCCGGCGGCGCTCGAGGAGCTGTGCCTGTCCTATCGTCACGCCATGACGCAGGAGAGCGCGCCGCCGCTGGTCGCCCTCGCCACGCTGGTGCTGGACTTCCTCTGCATCCACCCGTTCCGTGACGGCAACGGGCGCGTCGCGCGCCTGCTGACGCTTCTCGCGCTCTACCACCACGGCTACGAGGTCGGCCGCTACATCAGCCTCGAGCGCGTGGTCGAGGAGTCAAAGGACGAGTACTACGAGGCGCTGTTCCGAAGCTCTCAAGGCTGGCACGAAGGCCAGCACGATGTCCTTCCCTGGCTGAACTACTTTCTGGCGGTCGTGCGCCGCGCCTATCGGGAGCTCGAGGAGCGGGTCGGCCAGATGAAGACCCCGCGCGGCGCCAAGACGGCGCTCGTCGAGGCAGCCATCGAGGGATTCCCGGGTGAGTTCACGCTGGGCGACCTCGAGCGCGCCTGCCCCGGCGTCAGTCGGGACATGATTCGCCGGGTGCTGCGCGACCTCCAGAAGGCCGGACACGTAATGTGCGTGGGCCGGGGCCCTGGCGCTCCCTGGCGGAAAAAGGGTAATACGCTCAAGAGAGGGTAA
- a CDS encoding tetratricopeptide repeat protein, protein MSQVSSLIVERFKRLPRLSDDRWQGGLARLPSWIERGPEGKPYRPWAGIWVSLKTGLINLKLEPEPGAHDWTLALDALLEFGLKRNLAGCRPGSLEVADEELGSRLLDALGDRDLTLAVSPGLPAVTRVLAEMSKQMAGAPLPPDALNASGVTVDRMRTFAEAAKRFYEAAPWRYLSDEDLIHVEAPAAQRGLTHVTVLGAARQTFGLGFFESVDDHNEVQERLEPEALVERPRWSLFFGPISEMPFGDADLWGESGLPVAGDDAYPVAIRFSPDGKLRRPDAAILSYLEGLLRTLAQTTEGEIDQGRWTCEVETFDGPVAYQLAIPSLLEPLDAPQAIRRAGLPDRRAMERVMLETERFMARSEFKNLEQVNEALRRRFSGPMDAIPSTASTPLEKAQELAYQAFEARGRRRVQLARKALDLSADCADAYVILAEQTGDLNQACDLYAQGVAAGGRALGPRIFAEEAGHFWGLITTRPYMRARFGLAQCLEALGQPDEAIGHYRELLRLNPNDILGVRYTLLPALLAGARDDEAGALLGQFEDDGMALWQYGRAFRREGDSGAARESLRQALRANRRVPKYLTGEEELPDADPFSYAPGSEEEAVICARALADAWRAMPGAADWLRAHTPVKKSRKRRRR, encoded by the coding sequence ATGAGCCAGGTTTCTTCTTTGATCGTCGAGCGATTCAAGCGGCTCCCACGACTGTCCGACGACCGGTGGCAGGGCGGCCTCGCCCGCCTGCCGAGCTGGATCGAGCGCGGCCCCGAGGGCAAGCCGTACCGGCCCTGGGCGGGAATCTGGGTCAGCCTGAAGACCGGGCTCATCAATCTCAAGCTCGAGCCAGAGCCGGGAGCGCACGACTGGACCCTGGCCCTGGACGCGCTCCTGGAGTTCGGGCTGAAGCGGAACCTCGCCGGCTGCCGGCCGGGAAGCCTCGAGGTCGCCGACGAGGAGCTGGGCTCCCGCCTGCTCGACGCGCTCGGGGACAGGGATCTCACGCTCGCGGTCTCCCCCGGCCTCCCGGCCGTGACGCGGGTGCTCGCCGAGATGAGCAAGCAGATGGCCGGCGCGCCGCTGCCTCCCGACGCGCTCAACGCCTCCGGCGTGACGGTGGACCGGATGCGCACCTTCGCGGAGGCGGCGAAGCGCTTCTATGAGGCCGCGCCCTGGCGCTATCTCTCGGACGAAGATCTCATTCACGTGGAGGCTCCGGCGGCCCAGCGCGGTCTCACGCACGTCACCGTCCTCGGCGCCGCCAGGCAGACCTTTGGCCTCGGGTTCTTCGAGTCGGTAGACGATCACAACGAGGTTCAGGAGCGGTTGGAGCCAGAGGCCCTTGTGGAGCGCCCAAGGTGGTCACTCTTCTTCGGACCCATCTCGGAGATGCCGTTCGGCGACGCTGATCTCTGGGGGGAGTCCGGCCTGCCGGTCGCCGGAGACGATGCCTATCCCGTGGCGATCCGATTCAGCCCCGACGGCAAGCTCCGCCGGCCGGATGCCGCGATCCTCTCCTACCTGGAGGGCCTTCTCCGCACGCTCGCCCAGACCACCGAGGGCGAGATTGACCAGGGGCGCTGGACATGCGAGGTCGAAACGTTCGACGGGCCGGTTGCCTACCAGCTCGCGATCCCTTCCTTGCTCGAACCGCTCGACGCGCCCCAGGCCATCCGGCGCGCCGGCCTGCCGGACCGGCGGGCGATGGAGCGCGTCATGCTGGAGACGGAGCGGTTCATGGCGCGCTCGGAGTTCAAAAACCTCGAGCAGGTAAACGAGGCTCTCCGGCGACGCTTCAGCGGTCCCATGGATGCGATCCCCTCCACGGCCTCGACACCGCTCGAGAAGGCGCAGGAGCTGGCCTACCAGGCCTTCGAGGCCCGCGGCCGGCGCCGGGTCCAGCTCGCGCGGAAAGCGCTCGATCTATCCGCCGACTGCGCCGACGCCTACGTGATCCTGGCCGAGCAGACGGGAGACCTCAACCAGGCCTGTGACCTCTACGCGCAGGGAGTCGCCGCAGGCGGGCGCGCGCTCGGGCCCCGGATCTTTGCGGAGGAGGCCGGCCACTTCTGGGGACTGATCACCACCCGGCCCTACATGCGCGCCCGCTTCGGGCTCGCGCAGTGCCTGGAGGCGCTCGGCCAGCCGGACGAGGCGATCGGCCACTACCGGGAGCTCCTCCGCCTGAACCCGAACGACATCCTGGGCGTCCGCTACACCCTCCTCCCGGCCCTGCTCGCGGGGGCCCGCGACGACGAAGCCGGGGCCCTCCTGGGTCAGTTCGAGGACGACGGCATGGCCCTCTGGCAGTACGGCCGGGCGTTCCGCCGGGAGGGCGACAGCGGGGCCGCGCGCGAGAGCCTGCGCCAGGCGCTCAGAGCCAACCGCCGCGTCCCCAAATACCTCACCGGGGAGGAGGAATTGCCGGACGCCGATCCGTTTTCCTACGCGCCCGGCAGCGAGGAGGAGGCCGTGATCTGCGCCCGCGCGCTGGCTGACGCGTGGCGGGCGATGCCCGGCGCCGCCGACTGGCTGCGAGCCCACACTCCCGTGAAAAAGTCTCGCAAGCGGCGGAGGCGATAG
- a CDS encoding HEAT repeat domain-containing protein, with protein MLKAANCWGLALVAFALGLGGHALGAEAGETVAMVHVEVAAGRLTLVAREAPLDEVLRQIAGAAGVEITIRGSLTTRVTRSMEGVPLDEAIEELTRGYSVGFVYGGLGEPRSLQEVWLIESGLEVEGGPDVQPATPDRPSRLSAVRALGSRGDAAAAAELARIVTQDPDPIVRHQAIGALEAFRGEAAAEALTAAVQDDEVAVRTRAVYALRRVAGERAVPALAGVLLGDPSPAVRQAAARALGLLGGEQALAVLQHATLDPDESVRHEVAQVLAGLKRKLSVAR; from the coding sequence ATGCTGAAGGCGGCAAACTGCTGGGGCCTCGCGCTCGTCGCGTTCGCCCTCGGTCTGGGCGGGCATGCCCTGGGCGCGGAGGCGGGTGAGACTGTCGCCATGGTCCACGTGGAGGTGGCGGCCGGGCGGCTGACCCTGGTCGCCCGCGAGGCCCCGCTGGATGAGGTGCTTCGCCAGATCGCCGGGGCCGCAGGAGTCGAGATCACGATCCGAGGCAGCCTCACCACGCGGGTGACCCGCTCGATGGAGGGCGTGCCGCTCGATGAAGCAATCGAGGAGCTGACGCGGGGGTATTCCGTCGGGTTCGTGTACGGAGGCCTCGGGGAGCCACGCTCGCTCCAGGAGGTCTGGCTCATCGAGAGCGGGCTTGAGGTTGAGGGCGGGCCCGACGTTCAACCCGCCACCCCGGACCGTCCCTCGAGGCTAAGCGCGGTGCGTGCCCTCGGCAGCCGGGGGGATGCCGCCGCCGCTGCCGAGCTGGCGCGGATCGTCACACAGGACCCTGACCCGATCGTCCGTCACCAGGCGATCGGCGCTCTCGAGGCGTTCAGAGGCGAGGCGGCAGCGGAGGCCCTGACGGCCGCCGTTCAGGATGACGAGGTCGCCGTTCGGACCCGCGCGGTATATGCCTTGCGTCGTGTCGCAGGCGAGCGCGCCGTGCCGGCGCTAGCCGGCGTGCTGCTGGGCGACCCGAGCCCGGCCGTCCGGCAGGCGGCCGCCCGGGCGCTGGGACTGCTCGGGGGCGAGCAGGCCTTGGCCGTGCTCCAGCACGCCACGCTGGATCCCGATGAGTCGGTCCGGCACGAGGTGGCCCAGGTCCTGGCGGGGCTGAAACGGAAGCTGTCCGTCGCGCGATAG
- a CDS encoding tandem-95 repeat protein, with translation MAGAAFGRAASFPVLLKAGLLLFALLVPVLATGAAGHAGPAVPEAARQRLVEGYGKLPLYFVENRGQVDARVAYYVQGRDATVYFTPGGATFALTGEADQPGAAQTPDLRLASLGPERFGSTRESNGARRRWAVKLDFVGANPEVRPQGLEPTRAVVSYFKGPREQWKTGLKTYASVVYPDLWPGIDLVYSGTSDRLKYTFRVKPGADPGQIRLAYRGATVSLTDAGQLEISTPVGSFREEKPYSYQELEQRRAEVPTAYVLEANAADSDLTSTFGFRVGPYDKTKPLVLDPVVLIYAGYIGGTGSDLGHAIAVDSAGHAYVTGVTNSTEASFPVTVGPDLTYNDGGDAFVAKVNPDGTGLVYAGYLGGADRDEGFGIAVDSAGHASVTGVTKSTEASFPVTVGPDLTYNGSGDTFVAKVAADGTGLVYAGYIGGAGSDGGTPGIAVDSTGHAYVVGTTSSTEATFPVTVGPDLTYNGSGDTFVAKVAADGTGLVYAGYIGGTEGDGGTGIAVDSAGHAYVTGSTASTEASFPVTVGPDLTLDSGAGAFVAKVAADGTGLVYAGYIEGARGNGIAVDGAGHAYVTGFVFSSTEASFPVTVGPDLTFNGGGHDAVVAKVAADGTGLVYAGYLGGVGSDVGFAIAVDSAGHAYVTGRTDSTEASFPVTVGPDLTFNGGNFDAFVAKVKPDGTALVYAGYIGGTGFDDGRGLAVDSAGHAYVTGFTTSTEATFPVTVGPDLTFNGGSGDAFVAKIGDVQGNAAPVAAADAFTTDEEVTLSVAAPGVLANDSDVNGDPLTAILVSGPAHGTLSLDADGSFSYTPTPNFNGADSFTYQASDGTLTSNTATVSITVNPLNDPPIAANDAFTTDEDVTLSVPALGVLANDSDVEGNPLTAILVSGPAHGTLSLNVNGSFTYTPTPSFNGQDSFTYKANDGTADSNIATVTITVNPVNTLDSLVTTVQGLQLNPGLTNRMMSKLRTIEQLLASANNQLNAFVDEVTALKQSGALDAATADALIALARALQNGLQ, from the coding sequence ATGGCAGGCGCCGCGTTCGGGAGGGCCGCCAGCTTTCCAGTATTGCTCAAGGCAGGCTTGCTCCTCTTTGCCCTCCTCGTCCCGGTGCTGGCCACCGGAGCGGCCGGACACGCGGGGCCGGCCGTCCCGGAGGCGGCGCGGCAGCGACTCGTGGAGGGGTACGGCAAGCTCCCTCTCTATTTCGTCGAGAACCGAGGGCAGGTCGACGCCCGCGTCGCCTACTACGTCCAGGGCCGCGACGCCACCGTCTACTTCACCCCCGGGGGCGCGACCTTCGCCCTGACCGGCGAGGCCGACCAGCCGGGCGCCGCGCAGACGCCCGATCTGCGCCTGGCCTCGCTCGGCCCGGAGCGCTTCGGGAGCACGCGGGAGTCGAACGGCGCCCGCCGGCGCTGGGCGGTCAAGCTGGACTTCGTCGGCGCCAACCCCGAGGTGCGGCCGCAGGGGCTGGAGCCCACGCGGGCCGTGGTCAGCTACTTCAAGGGGCCTCGGGAGCAGTGGAAGACGGGGCTCAAGACCTATGCCTCGGTGGTCTATCCCGACCTCTGGCCCGGGATCGATCTCGTCTATTCAGGAACGTCCGACCGGCTGAAGTACACCTTCCGGGTCAAGCCCGGGGCCGATCCGGGCCAGATCCGGCTGGCCTACCGGGGCGCCACGGTGAGCCTGACCGACGCGGGGCAGCTCGAGATCTCCACCCCCGTCGGGAGCTTCCGCGAAGAGAAGCCTTATTCCTATCAAGAGTTGGAGCAGCGGCGGGCGGAAGTGCCGACGGCGTATGTGCTGGAGGCCAACGCCGCCGATAGCGACTTGACTTCAACCTTCGGCTTCCGCGTGGGCCCCTACGATAAAACCAAACCCCTCGTCCTCGATCCGGTGGTGCTGATCTATGCCGGGTACATCGGGGGGACGGGCAGTGACCTTGGCCACGCCATCGCCGTGGACAGCGCCGGCCACGCCTACGTCACCGGGGTCACCAACTCCACCGAGGCGAGCTTCCCGGTGACGGTGGGGCCGGACCTGACCTACAACGACGGCGGTGATGCCTTTGTGGCCAAGGTGAACCCGGACGGCACGGGCCTGGTCTACGCCGGCTACCTCGGGGGGGCGGACCGAGACGAAGGCTTCGGCATCGCCGTGGACAGCGCCGGCCACGCCTCCGTCACCGGGGTCACCAAATCCACCGAGGCGAGCTTTCCGGTGACGGTCGGGCCGGACCTGACCTACAACGGCAGTGGTGACACATTCGTGGCGAAGGTAGCGGCCGACGGCACGGGGCTGGTCTACGCCGGCTACATCGGGGGAGCGGGAAGTGACGGCGGCACTCCCGGCATCGCCGTGGACAGCACCGGCCACGCCTATGTCGTGGGGACAACCTCCTCCACCGAGGCGACCTTCCCCGTGACGGTCGGGCCGGACCTGACCTACAACGGCAGTGGTGACACATTCGTGGCGAAGGTAGCCGCCGACGGCACGGGCCTGGTCTACGCCGGCTACATCGGGGGGACAGAGGGTGACGGTGGCACCGGCATCGCCGTGGACAGCGCCGGCCACGCCTACGTCACTGGGTCGACCGCCTCCACCGAGGCGAGCTTTCCGGTGACGGTCGGGCCGGATCTGACCTTGGACAGCGGCGCTGGCGCCTTCGTGGCGAAGGTGGCGGCCGATGGCACTGGCCTGGTCTATGCCGGCTACATCGAGGGAGCGCGCGGCAACGGCATTGCCGTGGACGGCGCTGGCCACGCCTATGTCACCGGGTTCGTCTTCAGCTCCACCGAGGCGAGCTTTCCGGTGACGGTCGGGCCGGACCTGACCTTCAATGGCGGCGGCCATGATGCCGTCGTGGCGAAGGTAGCCGCCGACGGCACGGGGCTGGTCTACGCCGGCTACCTCGGGGGGGTGGGCAGTGACGTAGGCTTCGCCATCGCCGTGGACAGCGCCGGCCACGCCTACGTCACCGGGCGCACCGACTCCACCGAGGCGAGCTTCCCGGTGACGGTGGGGCCGGACCTAACCTTTAATGGCGGCAACTTCGATGCCTTCGTAGCCAAGGTGAAGCCCGACGGGACTGCGCTCGTCTACGCCGGCTACATTGGGGGGACGGGCTTTGACGACGGCCGCGGCCTCGCCGTGGACAGCGCCGGCCACGCCTACGTCACCGGGTTCACCACCTCCACCGAGGCGACCTTTCCGGTGACGGTCGGGCCGGACCTGACCTTCAATGGCGGCTCCGGTGATGCCTTCGTGGCGAAGATCGGCGATGTGCAAGGAAATGCTGCCCCCGTCGCTGCCGCTGACGCCTTCACCACGGACGAAGAGGTCACGCTGAGCGTCGCCGCCCCGGGCGTCCTGGCCAATGACAGCGATGTCAACGGCGATCCTCTCACCGCCATCCTCGTCAGCGGCCCCGCGCACGGCACACTGAGCCTCGACGCCGATGGCTCCTTCAGCTACACCCCGACCCCGAACTTCAACGGTGCCGACAGCTTCACCTACCAGGCTAGCGACGGCACGCTCACGTCCAACACCGCCACCGTCTCCATCACCGTCAACCCGCTCAACGACCCGCCCATCGCTGCCAACGACGCCTTCACCACGGACGAAGATGTGACGCTGAGCGTCCCCGCCCTGGGCGTCCTGGCCAATGACAGCGATGTCGAGGGCAATCCTCTCACCGCCATCCTCGTCAGCGGCCCCGCCCACGGCACACTGAGCCTCAACGTCAATGGCTCCTTCACCTACACCCCAACCCCGAGCTTCAACGGCCAGGACAGCTTTACCTACAAAGCCAACGACGGCACCGCAGACTCCAACATCGCCACGGTGACCATTACGGTGAACCCGGTCAACACGCTCGACTCTCTCGTCACGACCGTCCAGGGCCTGCAGCTGAACCCCGGCCTCACCAACCGCATGATGAGCAAGCTGCGGACAATCGAGCAGTTGCTGGCAAGTGCTAATAACCAGCTCAACGCGTTCGTCGATGAGGTCACGGCGCTCAAGCAGAGCGGTGCCCTGGATGCGGCGACGGCGGATGCCCTGATCGCTCTGGCCCGCGCACTCCAGAATGGGCTGCAGTAA